A single Polyodon spathula isolate WHYD16114869_AA chromosome 6, ASM1765450v1, whole genome shotgun sequence DNA region contains:
- the LOC121317445 gene encoding rho-related GTP-binding protein RhoB has product MAAIRKKLVVVGDGACGKTCLLIVFSKDEFPEVYVPTVFENYVADIEVDVKQVELALWDTAGQEDYDRLRPLSYPDTDVILMCFSVDSPDSLENIPEKWVPEVKHFCPNVPIILVANKKDLRNDESVRNELARMKQEPVKTEDGRAMAVRIGAYDYLECSAKTKDGVREVFETATRAALQKRSRPSGGCGNCCKLL; this is encoded by the coding sequence ATGGCTGCTATCAGGAAGAAGCTGGTGGTGGTCGGAGATGGTGCTTGCGGTAAAACCTGCTTGCTTATCGTCTTCAGCAAAGACGAGTTCCCCGAGGTGTATGTGCCAACAGTCTTTGAGAACTATGTCGCCGATATTGAGGTGGACGTCAAACAAGTTGAGCTGGCTCTTTGGGATACCGCTGGGCAGGAAGACTACGACCGCCTGCGCCCTCTCTCCTACCCGGACACCGATGTCATCTTGATGTGCTTCTCCGTGGACAGTCCTGATTCGCTGGAAAACATCCCGGAGAAGTGGGTCCCCGAAGTGAAGCACTTCTGCCCAAACGTGCCCATCATTTTAGTCGCCAACAAGAAGGACTTAAGGAACGACGAAAGCGTCCGTAACGAACTGGCCAGGATGAAGCAAGAGCCGGTGAAAACTGAGGACGGCCGGGCCATGGCAGTTCGAATCGGAGCCTACGATTACTTGGAGTGCTCGGCCAAAACCAAAGATGGAGTGCGGGAGGTTTTTGAGACTGCCACAAGAGCTGCACTCCAGAAGAGATCCAGGCCGTCGGGTGGCTGCGGAAACTGCTGCAAACTGTTGTAA